One window of the Rissa tridactyla isolate bRisTri1 chromosome 9, bRisTri1.patW.cur.20221130, whole genome shotgun sequence genome contains the following:
- the LOC128915328 gene encoding tumor necrosis factor ligand superfamily member 10-like, translated as MAPHQPSAGPFLRSDSGGSDTPMLPEGPDPAPGAGGARGGRRRRRCGPLWGSVAVMAILALQIASTTGLFVYFTMAISKLKAQVPGSAEELRCLQVLNRQQEGSSLEELISNQSCLKLANTIKAYVATVTENVIRRSAVKEARRSYFNTSEGQVPPKTAGKPSAHLTLRPQSLAQGGNSKRFGNLSQSCRHAIARWEDSTIHSHLQNITYRDGRLRVNQAGKYYVYSQIYFRYPSDRAGARVSVPQLVQCINWKTSYSQPILLLKGVGTKCWAPEADYGLHALYQGGLFELKAGDELFVSVSSLAIDYNDAAASYFGAFRLDL; from the exons atGGCCCCGCACCAGCCCAGCGCCGGGCCCTTCCTGCGCTCCGACAGCGGCGGCTCCGACACCCCCATGCTGCCGGAGGGTCCCGACCCCgctcccggggccggcggggcgcggggggggcggcggcggcggcgctgcgggccCCTGTGGGGCAGCGTGGCCGTGATGGCCATCCTCGCCCTGCAGATCGCCTCCACCACCGGCCTCTTCGTCTACTTCACCATGGCCATCTCCAAG CTCAAAGCCcaggtgcccgggagcgcggagGAGCTGCGGTGCCTGCAGGTCCTCAATCGGCAGCAGGAGGGCTCCAGCCTGGAGGAGCTGATCAGCAACCAGTCCTGCCTCAAGCTGGCCAACACCATCAAAGCCTACGTGGCCACG GTGACGGAGAATGTCATCCGCCGGAGCGCGGTGAAGG AGGCCCGGCGGAGCTACTTCAACACCTCAGAGGGGCAGGTTCCTCCCAAAACGGCCGGCAAACCCTCGGCACATCTCACCCTCCGCCCGCAGAGCCTGGCCCAGGGCG gcAACTCCAAGCGCTTCGGGAACCTCTCCCAGTCCTGCCGCCACGCCATCGCCCGCTGGGAAGACAGCACCATCCACTCCCACCTGCAGAACATCACCTACCGGGACGGCCGGCTGCGGGTCAACCAGGCGGGCAAGTACTACGTCTACTCCCAGATCTATTTCCGCTACCCCAGCGACAGGGCCGGCGCCCGCGTCTCCGTCCCCCAGCTCGTCCAGTGCATCAACTGGAAGACGTCCTACAGCCAGCCCATCCTCCTGCTCAAGGGGGTCGGCACCAAGTGCTGGGCGCCCGAGGCGGACTACGGCCTCCACGCTCTCTACCAGGGCGGGCTGTTCGAGCTGAAGGCCGGCGACGAGCTCTTCGTCTCCGTCTCCTCCTTGGCCATCGACTACAACGACGCGGCCGCCAGCTACTTCGGGGCCTTTCGGCTCGACCTGTGA
- the LOC128915349 gene encoding uncharacterized protein LOC128915349: protein MVPLLLLLLLACPGSSVAGLGITARTLSPCYSADLQPASERLVSAVGCTVLLTIPPLRASKAVFWEYKSGPQEGVIVNYAFDRPANTSRPYENRTRFNETDFSLQMVLQRGDDRLYRFRSESEATGWFQLRVVEPLSEPEILGNSSVKAGGNTKLVCHVPEGKADLYWWKKNGELLLGSDHIHFVDNSTLCIVKASMNDSGYYACVVRNEVSQNETSFLLHVQHAANVLLPVILACVVIGLLAGLFVWCRRDRPCRNVCR, encoded by the exons ATGgtgccccttctcctcctcctcctcctcgcctgccccgGCAGCTCGGTAGCCGGGCTGGGTATCACAG CCCGCACGCTTTCCCCGTGCTACTCCGCTGATCTCCAGCCGGCATCGGAGAGACTTGTCTCGGCCGTGGGCTGCACCGTGCTTCTGACGATACCCCCGCTGAGGGCCAGCAAAGCTGTCTTCTGGGAGTACAAAAGCGGCCCGCAGGAAGGGGTCATCGTCAATTATGCTTTCGATAGACCCGCCAACACGTCTCGCCCCTACGAGAATCGCACGAGGTTCAACGAGACGGACTTCTCACTGCAGATGGTGCTGCAGCGGGGGGACGACCGGCTGTACCGCTTCAGGTCCGAGTCGGAGGCCACGGGCTGGTTCCAGCTGCGCGTTGTTG AACCGCTGTCCGAGCCAGAAATTCTGGGCAACTCATCAGTGAAGGCAGGAGGCAACACCAAACTGGTTTGCCACGTCCCGGAAGGGAAGGCAGACTTGTACTGGTGGAAGAAAaatggggagctgctgctgggaagcgACCACATCCACTTTGTTGACAACAGCACCTTGTGCATCGTTAAAGCGTCGATGAACGACAGCGGCTACTACGCTTGCGTGGTCCGCAACGAAGTTAGCCAGAATGAAACCTCCTTCCTGCTCCACGTCCAGC ACGCTGCCAATGTGCTCTTGCCCGTGATCCTGGCGTGCGTGGTCATCGGCTTGCTCGCAG GTCTCTTCGTCTGGTGCAGGAGGGACCGCCCGTGTCGCAACGTCTGCAG GTAG